GCGACCGGATGTCGGCCATGGTGCGCTTCTGCTTGCCGCGGTCGATGGCGTTGAGCAGGTTCGGAATCGCGATCGCCGCGATGATTCCGATAATCGCCACGACGATCAGCAGCTCGATCAGCGTAAACCCTTTCTCATTCCTCATTCCTTGCCACCTCCTTCCTTCAGCGGCTAATGGAGCAAGCTCGGTGCCAGAGCTCGGAAGCGGGCTGCGGCCGGCCGAAAGCGAATCTTTGTCAAGGTTTCCGCTCTTGGCCCCGATCCGGGAGCCGGGGCGATTGACGTGGGAAGACAGTCCATCGGCGGTCACGGCTGACACTAGGTGTCAGCTTCAGAGTGAAATCGCGCCGGCAGGCGATGCCGCAGGCAGCTCATGCAGTACAAAAAAAAGCGGTGCCGGAGTCCGGCACCGCCGTGAAAACCGCGAATCGGCAGACTAGGTCTGCGTCCCCTGCGGCCACTGGAAGAACTGGCCGTTGGCGAACACGATGTCGCACAGGAAGTTGTTGGTCATTCCACCCGTGATGGCGCTCGCGACGCCGTCCTTGGCGCGGCTGATCAGGGTGTAGTCGGCGCCGTTGGTGGTGTCACCCTGGAACTCCCACACCTTGTTCCAGCCGTCCGACGTGGGCGCCGTCTTGATGTAGATCGGCTGCACGAACGGAACCACGTTGGCGTAGGAGTTCACCTTCGGGTAGAAGTTGTTGTCCACCGCGTAGGACTCCACCGCCGTGCCCAGCGACCGGATGTCGGCCATGGTGCGCTTCTGCTTGCCGCGGTCGATCGCGTTGAGCAGGTTCGGAATCGCGATCGCCGCGATGATTCCGATGATCGCCACAACGATCAACAGCTCGATCAGCGTAAACCCTTTCTGACCTCTCATTCGAATCACCTCCTGACGCCCCCTAGAGCAACCGGAATGCCAAGAGGCACTCGCCAAACATGACAGCTAAGTTAATTGGAATGTGTGGGTTGCGGATTCAGCACGATTACGGATTCGTGAGGGAGGGTCGGAACGCCAATCCAGCACCGACACGCGGCGTTCGCCCTGACAAAATCCGTCAGCGCAGCGCGGCGCTCTCGACCGACAGCAGCTCGCGGCGAAGGCTCAAGGCCGTGACGCAGCCCGGATCTTCCTTGAGCTTGCGATCCACCTCGGCCAGGGCCTGGCTGCGATCGACGCGGCCCCTGCGGATTTCCGCGAGAAGGTGCGCCGAGTCGTCGGGGTTGACGATCCTGAATTCGCGCGCCAGGAGATTCCGGTAGCGCGGGTCGTCGCGGCGGACGAAGACCAGGGCATCGTCGTCCCAGTAGACCAGGGCCCATCGTACCGGCTGGAAATAGGCGGCCGAAAAGGCCCGCATCTCCTGGCGCGGCGGCGCGCCGGGCGCCTCCGGGGCGTACTGCACCGCCTGGAGCTGCCCTCGCCGCAGCATCGCCGCGTCGATCCCGTATCTCTCGAGCAGCGCTTCCCAGCGCCCCCACGATGCCAGCGAGGCGAAGACTTCCTCCAGAAGCGAGTCGTAAAGCTCGTTGCGCCCGTCGATGAAGACCCGGCCGGCGGGATACCGCGCCCAGGCGAGATAGCCACCGAACTTCACGTCATTGAACAGCCTCCTCCCCACGTCATTCGCCTCCAGGAAGCCCACCGCCCGGGCGGGAGTGATTCGCATCAGGTAGCGGTCACTCCTCCAGGTCGGCGCGGTGCGCAGGAAGATCCCGACGAGCATCAGCAGCGCCGAGGCCTCCAGCACCCGCAGGGCGCTTCCTGGAACTCGTGCCTGCGAGACGAGCCGGGTGAAGGGCCGTCGTAACGCCAGAGGCAGAAGCAGAAAGAAAAAGGCAATGTTCCGCAGCTGTTGAAGAGCGAGCAGGGCGGCGAGGGAAGCTGCCAGGAGAGGTGCCCATTCCACATTGCCGGCTGCCGCGCGCCAGCCCTCCGCTCTGCTGCGCGTCGAGGCCGCCTCCGTCTTGACCTGGCGCAGACGTCCTGCGAGGGGAAGGTCCTGGACCAGAGCCAGAAAGAGCAGACAGCCGGCCGCGATCGCGGTGAAGTAGAAAAGAGGAAAATCCGCGGGCTCCGGCGGCGCCCATTCCATGTTCGGAGCATGACCGGAGGCGATGATGCGCCGCAGGTCCAACGGGACCGCCAGGATTCTCCAGCCTCCCGGGTTCAGCAGGATCGCTCCCGGAGATCCCAGGACAATCCGATCGCGCCATCGGTCGGCCGTCGGGGCCGTGGGTTGCGCGCGACGCTGGATCGACTCCCCCGCCAGCCAGAGGATCGCGACCGCAGCTCCCAGCAAAACCGCCGGATGTACGTTCGCCCAGAGCGCGAACAACGGGAAGAGAAGCCACGCACGACGTTCCTTGCCGGGCTCAGCGCTGGATCCAAGCAGGAAGCAAAGGAGCGCCAGAAAAAAGTAGCTCACCATCTCGGGACGGGGATCGAAGCGAAAGCGGGCGCCGGCCAGTGACAACGCCATGAGGAGCCAGACCCCTTGCGAGTTGGTCCTGTCGCGCAGGAGACACGAGGACAACGAGAGGTAGGCTGCGACCGCCAGCGCCATGACTCCCAGCGCCGGGAACCACTCCCCTGCCACACGGTAGCCGAGATACCCGGCAAGCTGCACCAGCCATTCGTGGTTCAGCCACGGCATCCCCGGCCGGGTGAAGGAAAAGGGGTCGGCATGGAGCAGCTTCCCCTCGGCGACCATGAGGCGTCCGCTCGCGAGGTGCCACCAGAAATCGAAGTTCTCGGCTGCCTTGACGGTCGCGACCGCTGCGGCCGCCAGGAGAAGGAACCGCAGGCCGCGGTCGATGAGTCTTGCGGGTGCGCTCATGAGCGCGAGGCGATCCGGCCGCGCCAGGCCCAGAGAAGCGCCGCCAGCAGCGTCAGGATCGATCCCGCGGCTCCCACCCGCCAGGAGCGCGGTGAATAGTGCAGGACAACCTGGTGCGTTCCTTCCGGGACCTGCACGGCGCGAAACAGATGGTTGGCGCGACGAATCGGCGCGGCAGCGCCGTCCACCTCCGCCTGCCAGCCGGGGAAATAAGTGTCGGTCACCACCAGCCATCCCGCTCGAGAGGCACTGACGCGCAGCTCCAGTCGTTCCGGTTTCTCGGTCAGCCACGTCACCTCGCCTTCCTCGCCCGGCCTGCCCGCGGGGAAGGACTCGCCTTGCAGGATCACCGAGCCTTTCGGATCCCAATCCGGACTCGTGAGGTCCGCCAGAATTCCCCCTTTTTCGGGAAGCGCGGCGCCCACCCAGTAGGCACGCGGACGCGGCGCGGCAAGCCGGTAGAGATGGAACGGAACATTGGTCTGGCGCGACAGCAATCCGGCCGAGGTCAAGGAGGGACTGCTCATCTCACGATAAGTCTGGATCAATCCCACCGAGGCGATCTCGCAGAGGCGCTTCAGTCCGTCGACATCCAATCCGCCGATTCCTTCCACGATCCCGCCGAGGCCCGCCGCGCTCAGAAGATCGGTGCTCCGG
This genomic stretch from Candidatus Polarisedimenticolia bacterium harbors:
- a CDS encoding prepilin-type N-terminal cleavage/methylation domain-containing protein, yielding MRNEKGFTLIELLIVVAIIGIIAAIAIPNLLNAIDRGKQKRTMADIRS
- a CDS encoding prepilin-type N-terminal cleavage/methylation domain-containing protein gives rise to the protein MRGQKGFTLIELLIVVAIIGIIAAIAIPNLLNAIDRGKQKRTMADIRSLGTAVESYAVDNNFYPKVNSYANVVPFVQPIYIKTAPTSDGWNKVWEFQGDTTNGADYTLISRAKDGVASAITGGMTNNFLCDIVFANGQFFQWPQGTQT